Proteins from a genomic interval of bacterium:
- a CDS encoding CPBP family intramembrane metalloprotease produces the protein MNISTDKSITVWEALGMVVWAVLLILTLEIAVGNHLGKVKILLMETLIIVPALLFIIKRKGSIKNNFRLKSVNYKILLSSLFIGGGISVLIDELDRLIQIVLPYNLQIMQKITEFMKINSVSDLIILVLAVAVVAPITEEALFRGFLQQRLEAATDVTRGILLTSLVFGFIHFNPWAFVQIIIIGVFFGVAAQRSGSIAGTVVMHSFNNSLALLFANERPEQITWYLKGGHVRPVILICCLFITAAGFKYFYKFTNQKEVSGYEE, from the coding sequence TTGAACATAAGCACGGACAAATCCATTACAGTATGGGAAGCCCTTGGTATGGTTGTATGGGCTGTCCTGCTTATTTTGACTCTTGAGATTGCCGTAGGTAACCATCTTGGAAAAGTAAAAATTCTACTTATGGAAACTCTTATTATTGTACCTGCTCTGCTGTTTATTATTAAAAGAAAAGGCAGTATAAAAAATAATTTCAGACTAAAATCTGTAAATTATAAAATTCTGTTATCCTCTTTATTTATCGGTGGGGGGATATCAGTGCTAATTGATGAACTGGACAGATTAATACAGATAGTATTACCATACAACCTTCAAATAATGCAGAAAATAACTGAATTTATGAAAATCAATTCAGTATCTGATTTAATAATTCTGGTACTTGCCGTTGCAGTTGTAGCGCCGATTACAGAGGAGGCGCTGTTCAGAGGTTTCCTTCAGCAGAGATTGGAAGCTGCAACTGATGTTACAAGGGGGATTCTGTTAACATCTCTTGTATTCGGTTTTATTCATTTTAATCCATGGGCATTTGTTCAGATTATTATTATCGGAGTATTTTTCGGTGTTGCTGCACAGAGAAGCGGAAGTATTGCAGGAACAGTAGTCATGCACAGCTTTAACAACAGCCTGGCCCTGCTATTTGCAAATGAGAGGCCTGAGCAGATTACCTGGTATTTAAAAGGCGGCCATGTCAGGCCTGTTATCCTTATATGCTGTTTATTTATTACTGCTGCGGGATTTAAATATTTTTACAAGTTTACTAATCAGAAAGAGGTGAGCGGCTATGAAGAATAA